Below is a genomic region from Homo sapiens chromosome X, GRCh38.p14 Primary Assembly.
gggagactgaggtggatggatcacttgaggtcaggagttcgagaccagcctggccaacatggcgaaaccccatctctactaaaaatacaaaaattaggccgggcatggtggctaacacctataatcccagcactttgggaggccgaggcaagcggatcacttgaggtcaggagttcgagaccagcctggccaacatggcgaaacctgtctctactaaaaatacaaaaattagccaggcgtggtggtacatgcctgtaatcccagctacttgggaggctgaggcagaagaatcacttgaacccgggaggcagaggttgcagtgagccgagatcatgccactgcactccagcctgggctacaagagcaaaactctatctcaaaaaaaaaaaaaaaaattagccaggtgtggtggcaccatgccttatgcctgtagtcccagctactccagaggctgaggcaggagaatcgcctgaacctgggaggcataggttgcagtgagctgagatcatgccactgcactccagcctgggtgacagagcgagactctgtctcgaaaaaaaaaaaaattgtggaaggGACCGATTAAAAGTTTAGTGAGTAGAAAAATTTTGCATGCTAAAGTTTTGCTACTAAGTGTTGTCAAGGAGACAGAAGTGTAGCAGAAAGAATATGGAGTCAGACATATTTGTGTTCAAATTCCAGCCCTGTCAGTTATAGTTACGTgtacttgggcaagttacttaaactgcATTCCTCCTCAGTTTCCCATGTGTAAAACGAAGTTCTGTAAGGattaacacaaattaaaacctagttcagtgcctggtacacagtaggcactAGATGAACAGTCCCTGTTGCTATTAGAATACCTGGagtagggccaggcgtggtggctcacgcctctaatcccagccctttgggaggccgaggcaggaggatcacttgcggtcagcagttcaagaccagcctggccaacatggcgaaaccccgtctctattaaaaatacaaaaattagccaggcatggtggcatgtgcctgtaatcccagctactcgggaggatgaggcaggagaattgcttgaacccaggaggcggaggttgcagcgagccgagattgcaccattgcacggcagcctgggcaatagaacgagactccatctcttaaaaaaaaaaaaaaaaaaaaaagaataccctGAGTAAAGAGCGATTTCATTCAGAATCCCTAAGACTCTTGGGTAATGCATTGAATGTCTCCAAAACCCCACAGCAGACAGCCCTTATGCTGTACTAGTCATGCCCAAGCTCCCTCAGGTAACTAAGTTCTCCAGCACTGACAATTTCCTGCTTTTATCATATTCTGAAGGACCTAAATTCCATTCTCCCCCAAAGACATGATTTCACATAGTTCTTATATAGACAAGTGTTTCTCATGTTTTGctattcacttttctttcttcagtttggACTTTGCCAAACTTGGAATCTGGAAATCATAATTTCTCAATAAGATTTCAAAGCCCAAGTAGGAGACCACAATTTCTCATTCAATTCACTCCTTCAACAATGAAAGCACATACACTCTTTTAGTTCTTCAATGCTGTTTGAGCAGGATGCTGTCCACAGAGAATATTCTGGCCTTTTAGtctgagaagaaaacataaggaaaactagaaaatgatTCTCAAACTGTTTTGCCTATAACCACTTCAAGTGGGCAAAAGATCCTGCAAACCAAGTACTCTATCTGCACATTCCATCCTTGCATTATGGGCTAAGCACTAGAGAGTAAAGTCCTCTATCATGCATGCTGGAAGAAGCCACTCCTGGGCAATTCTGAAATGTCATGTATTAAAGTAACTACAGACCAGGGTCAGAATCCAAAAGGGTAATCTAGGACAGAAAGGGCAAAAAGCCATTCATATACAAAGTACCTAAACGAGAGtcaataaatactgaaataaaCATTCTGGATACTTCAAATCTAAAGGATCCACATAGAATGAAAGCAGTGACTGACAAGGCACCAATCCCAGGGCCAGGCCAGGTTTCAAGGCGAGACAGCACGTAGTATCTGCGAAAACTTAAGCATAAAACATTTCTCTCCTTCAGATGCTGATCCGACACAAGTTAGGAAAGCGCTCGGTCTCAAGGAGACTCCCTTTCTTATTTCTGCTCCCACAAGCCTACTGTCTGCCTTTTCTGGAATCTACCTTCCCTTTAATTCAAGGCTTTGCTTTACTCCATTATCCCAGGGAGACCTCATTAGAAAGCAGCCGGCCTTCCTGCCCTCCCTCTTCAGACTTCTCACAACCTAGTTTAGTTATGGAGCTCAGCGATATATCGCCTTGGCTTTCCATCCCCCAGCCctcttccatcctccctcccttccttcagtCGCTACAGCCGTGATTCCTATCTCCTTGAATTCCTCACTCTAATCTTTTTCCATCCACCCCACCCTATCCAGCCATGCTTCACTTCCTCATGGGTAGCTTTCCTGCATCCCCGTCCGATGTCTCCCTCAGGAGTTTTCTGCATCCTCCGGCCACAACTGAATCGGCAGACCTCGTTCCAAGCCTATTATACCCCTAACCCCCAAATGACCCCTAAGGCGTCTTCCCCGCCGTTAGTTGCCCCCGCGGTagcctccctcccccctcccgctCGCGCCGCCCGGTCCTCCCTCAGCTGTCTCCCTCACCCCGTGACTCACCCGCATGCGAACCTCATAGGTGGTGAAGCGCGCGCGTCCCACGCCCACCGTCTGAGGATTAAAGATGTCGATCTCCAGGAAGTTACTTGGCGGCCCGTAAGCGTCGGTCAGGTCCTGCGGCTTCGAGTTAAGGCGCCGGGTATCAGCTACTGCCGTGTCCGACATCTTTCCGAAGGAGAGCCTGGGACCGGGgaaagggggtgggggacagaggcctgaggcaggagcgCGCACGGCCCCTCCCGCTTGCAAAATAACTAGCCAACCCACAGGCGGCGGCGGCGCGCACGCGCGCCCACGCACGCACGCGCACGCCGCACGGGCCTGGGCCCCGGGCTCTGAATAGCGGCCGTGCTGACTGCTGCGCGCCCTGTAGAGTGGAGGCCATATTCAGGCTTCCGGGTGATGTTTGTGGCCACCCGGGAACCTGCATCCCCAATACGCAGTACCCAATACCCTGCCTAGCAGCACAGGCTGGCTCCGCCAATCGCGGCTCCTCAACCCAAGAAATTGTCTCGTACCGTGTATCAATCAACAGTGGGCACTGCCCCGTGAGCCAGGCTCCTACAGTGATAGGCCGAAGCCCAGTGACCTGAATAAGTCCTGGTTTTCCGCGAAAATAGAAGGGTGGTCTATGGAGGGTGGGGTTCCAACAATAGTACTGAGAACCTATAACGTAGCCGTCCCACCTGTGCCACTGATGGTTTCAGTTCACGCCACACACAATGGCGCACTCAGCACTACGTATGGCGCCAGGAAAGCAGCAAGCAACTAGGATGGGGTAAAGAAAGACATTTCTCTCTTACTTTTCAGGAAAATTGGGCATATCTTACTCCTTGTTGCCACACTCCAGGTGTACTCAATCTTACATTTATCAGCAAATTGAGGGTACTTATTTCATACCTTCTATTTCTACTCCGCAGAACTCCATACTTGGCACTGCTCTGAGGTTGCTTGCAACCCATAATGGAGATAGAATAAATGTTTACATGAGAATATctatagaaatattaatatttatatgacTAATTTACATATGCTCCACATTAAAGGGTAGACTGGGTGATGATTTCAGGTCATCCTTTCTCCACCTTTCCCCTGCCCTCCtctactcaaaaaatatttcccaTATCACTGATGCCTGAAATTCTTTCAACAGAGTATGAGGCCCTACAATTTCACAATTGCTGTTTAATTCAATTTAACCAATATCCACTAAGCAAATACGTGCCAAGCACCATGCTAAACACTAAAATCCTGGAGTTAAATaagagtccctgccctcaaggagttaaCATTCTAGCAAGGGAGACAAGTAAACAAAACTAATATAATGCgacaaatacaaaataagtaaatgttcAAAGCAGCACATAGGAAATGTATAACTGGAAAAATTAGGGGAGGTTCCCCTGGAGGAGGAAACATCTGAGTTTAACAGACATGAAAAGACATAAAGGACAAATAGGAGTGGAAATAGGGAAAGGTAATTTCTGGAATAAGAAACAGCatatgcaggccgggcgcggtggctcacacctgtaatcccagcactttgggaggccgaggcaggcagatcacttgaggtcaagagttcgagatcagcctggccaacatggtgaaaccctgtctctattaaaaatacaaaaattagctgggcatggtggcacacgcctgtaatcccagctactcaggaggctgaggcaggagaatcgcttgaacccgggaggcagaggttgcagtgagctgagatcatgccactgcactccatcctgggcaacagagcaagactccatcaaaaaaagaaagaaagaaaaggaaaagaaaagagagagagagagagagcgaaagaaagaaagaatacacaAAGTCCTTGCGATAAGAAACAGTGGAGCATTTTTAGGCATTTATCGCCAATTCAGACTGTGTGATGGAAGTGTTTAGAAAGGTAGACTGGCTAGGGATGGGCAGACAAAGGATGATCCGCTTATATTAAGTAAAGGATCTCTGACTTCATGATAGGTGATACAAAGCTTTCTGGTAGGTGATAGGGAGTCCCTGAAGGATCCTAAGCAGGAAAAATACATGATCAGATTTATGTTTTAGAAGAATTGTTTTGTAGACAACATGGAAGGTATATTTAAGTTGAATTATGAAGGTATTGACAATAAGACTCCGAATCAAGTGGTGATGGTGACaatggagaggagggaagagataGGAAAgagattgaagaaataaaatagatacgACTTGTACGTGATTAGATATGGTGGTAGTATAGTGTAGGGCTTAAATGTGTGACCCATGAACTTaggctgcctgggtttaaatccttgCTTTCTAGCTGTATAACCATGAGCAAATTATACAaacagttttcctcatctgtaaaaaatgagttcagtTTAGATAAATATGGGGTGTCTGTAGAACATCCAGGTGGAGATGTCCAGCGAGTAGCTGGAAATACTGGCCTGGAGCTCGAGGGCGAGGTCAGGGTTAGAGAGATAGAGATATGAGAGTCATCAGCATACCatgtagaaagaaaaacatgaagaggCAAGGACAGAAGATTTGAAAGTTGGTGAGGGCATGCAGTTTTGGTAGGAATGTGAATCGGTACAATCTTTCTGGGAAATAGATTGgcagtatgtattttttttttaaactttgactTGAAGAAACTTGTAATACTGGTTGTCTCTGGAGAGCAGAACTGGAGAAAAGAAGTCACAGACGGCAGGGAGGGTTGTTTTTCATTAACTGTGTTTAAGTATAAtgcctttgtattttttatttttaatgttatttaccAAAATCTTTAACTCAAAAGTTTTACTTCCAATAATTTATCCTCAGAAAATAATCAGATAATCACATAAAGATACCAGTGTAAGGTTCTTGTTTTTAAGAGCAAATAATTGTTCATTTTCTGCAATATTTGTGtagtctttttttctaatttgtgaaTTTGCTTATATAACAAGTATTATAAAGGGGTAgtggattttatattttacaaggcTTTTTATCTTAGTCACTTCCATCATAAATTTCACTATCTTGTGTAAATGGCCTAATTTACAGTTCCCCTATctatccatttaaaataatttcttatgctTGTTGATACAGAATGATGTccatgaaaaagtgaaaaaagctgGCAAAAAATATTGTAGTATGATATCACTtgtattaatgtatattttatatataataattaatataaataattataattataaataatataatgtaatatataaataatataaacatataattatatataattaaatataaataattatatatttatataattattatagtttatattatatataattattatatttatatattaatttatatatatatttatatttatatatattatatataaatatataatatttatatattatatatataaatatataatatttatatatattatatataaatatataatatttatatatttatatttatatatctatatcattatatataattatttatatataaatatatttatatataaatatataatatatagatatataaatatatatataaatatatatttatatatataaataattatttatatataatttttaaagtctggAAAGACATGCACCAAAATGTAGCAGCGGTTACCTCTGTGTGGTGGGGTTTCAgttggattttatatttttataattttctaaaggatctgattttttaacaataaacttacatttattttttaaccagaaaatgtaaaactatttcCATTTGGGAAAACCATTAAAGGGCAGGCACAGAAAAGAACAGcttgtgggccgggcacggtggctcacgcctgtaatcccagtactttgggaggccaaggcgggctgattgcctgagtgcaggagtttgcgaccagcctgggcaacacggtgaaaacctgtctctactaaaatacgaaaaattagacgggcgaggtggcatgtgcctgtagtcccagctacttgggaggccgaggcaggagaattgcttgaacccgggaggcggaggttgcagtgatccgagatcgagccactgcactccagccagggcaacagagcaagactccatcttggggaaaaaaaaaaaaaaaagctcgtGAAGGAGATCAGGAAGGAGTGGTCAGAGAGGTAGGAAGAGAGCCAGAAGACAATAATGATCTGAAGACAACgaataaaaatgtttctcaaaGGAGCAAATAGGTGGTTAATAGTGTTTAATATAGTAGAAAGGTCAAATAAGATAAGCCCTGAGAAATGTCCACTAGATTAAATAATTACTTAAATGAGAACAGTTTCAGTAGAGTCCTGGGAGTAGAATCCAGATCATAGTGAATTGAGAATTGAATCAGAGGTAAAGAAGTGGAAACATTTAGTAGAGAATCTTTTGAGAAACTTGCCTAAGAAAGAAATGTTGTAGCTAGAGAGCCATGCATAGTCAAAGAAGGATTTGTTTTTTAGGATAGGAGAGATTTAAATATGTTTAGCAGCTAGAGGGACCAATTCCatagaaagttaaatatatagGTGAGTGACAAGATAAGGCTTAAAATCAAATGGCCCTAGGAGAATTGTGCAAGTTAAATTCACAATGAGgtgtaaataaatgataaatgatcTTTGAGGGAAAATTTTGATAGGGTGAAAAGAAGAGGACAGTAGAGGGTACTGGGCTAATTAAGTCCTTTGCATTAATAAGGCAATAACAGCTAGCTGgcttccatacacacacacacacacacacacacacacagagcaccctttttatttttcatggcaGGCACAGAAGTTCAGAGTTACTAAGTGATGTTGGGTGAAACACAGTTATCCTCTGTACCTCAGttatcacacatacacacacacacacacacacacacacacacacacacacaaagagtagCTGAGTCAAATCTCTTGACAAACAGGTGACATCAGAACTTGATGTGCACTTTCCTCTCTATTGCGTTTCCTTGACCACAGTGATTCTTGGCCAAAAGGAGTCAAGAATGGGGGCGGTGAGAAATGGAGATTTAGGACCTTTAAATTGTATGGAATCTCATTAGTTCATCATCCTGCCCACAGGCAATACTGTACCTTAATCAAACAGACACCTATTCATCTTCCTGCCCGTACATTTTTCTCAAAGGACATTTCACAATCTCCGACTCGATGTTATGCAACCATACTGAAAAGAACTTCTTTCGATTCTCTCTTCAGGCTGTCCCAAGGAAATGGCA
It encodes:
- the SNX12 gene encoding sorting nexin-12 isoform 3 (isoform 3 is encoded by transcript variant 4); translated protein: MSDTAVADTRRLNSKPQDLTDAYGPPSNFLEIDIFNPQTVGVGRARFTTYEVRMRTNLPIFKLKESCVRRRYSDFEWLKNELERDSKNCWAPTGSE
- the SNX12 gene encoding sorting nexin-12 isoform 2 (isoform 2 is encoded by transcript variant 3); translation: MSDTAVADTRRLNSKPQDLTDAYGPPSNFLEIDIFNPQTVGVGRARFTTYETNLPIFKLKESCVRRRYSDFEWLKNELERDSKNCWAPTGSE